DNA from Litoribacterium kuwaitense:
TCGATTGAGATGTGCTGTTCGCTTTTTGTTTGCAAAGGAGGAGTTAAGGAGCAGAAAAGAGAAAGTGTACGTGTCAGACTATTGTTTATGAGGGAAGGTGGTTTATGATGTTAACCGCCCTAGATCAATTTGGGCGGCGTGTGCAGTTGATTCATGCTACGAAATCATCCCCGCCATATTATTGTCCCCTTTGCAAGCAGCCCGTCATCGCAAAGCGTGGCTCGTATAAGGTATGGCACTTTGCGCACGAGCGGCACACTGCGTGTGAGGGTCATCTTGAAACAGCTCATCATCGTGCGGGAAAACAGCGATTATACGATTGGCTGCTCCAGCAAAAGCTTCCTGTGGAATTAGAGTGGTATCTTCCGGAAATTAAACAACGTCCCGATCTGTATTTCAAACGAAATGCCAAAGCCTATGCCATCGAGTATCAATGCTCAGCCACGTCGCAAGCAGTGATTCAATCCCGAACAGCCAACTACTTAAAAGCAGGGATTGAACCGATTTGGATCTTAGGCGAACCTCGCATTCAGTCTCCTTCAGCATCAATTCAGCATATGACGAGCTTTGATTGGTTATTTGTGCTACATGACCATGTCTTAGAGCCCGTCCTGCTCACTTTTTCTCCCGTAAAACAAAGCTTTACCTTTTTCCAGCAGCTCATTCCCCTTTCTCACCGAAAAACTCTTGTGCAAGCAATGTCAATGCCGTTAGAACAAGCCCGCGCCTATCATTTAAGTAAGCCACCTCGTCCGAACGAAGCGTTCTCTGTAAGCGACATTTGGCTTCAATATAAGACGAAGTGGCGCCTGACGTTTAGTCAATTTGCCGTAAATCGTCATTCACTAGCTCGACGGTGGTATACGGCTTATGGCAAGCCAGTGTCCCTACTGCCCTCGTTTATTGGCTTACCATGTCGCGGGATGAATCTCGTTAAAGGTCCGGCTTGGGAGTGGCAAGCCGAATGGATGTTAGCGTTCGTGAAGCCGCGAGCAGGGCGCTCGTTTACTTTAAAAGATGTTGCGCAGTGGTTGTCTTCCAGGCAAAATCGTTTCATGACCAGTCGTAAAAGCGCATTCCCAACAGACGAAAGCCGTTTACTCATCACAGCAGTTCAATCTTATTTGGACGTCCTCTGTTTCTTACGCATTTGTCACAAAGACAAGACAACGTACCAAATCCAGTGGGACGGCGCCCACGACAACGAGATGGAAAAAGTGTTAGCGTTAGATAAAGTGTTCTTATGTAAAGCGATCGAACACTACAAGGCAGAGTGTGCAGGAATTTCCAGACTTCATCCCGAAACATAAGGCATATGAGTTTTTGAAAGAGGAGGAAGCAATACATGACGAATCAACAAAAAAGCGTACCTTTAAGAGAAGAGTTGCCAGTGGAAGCCACATGGCGTTTAGAGGACATCTTTTCTTCCGACAATGAATGGGAGAAGGCATTCCAACAGTTAAAAGAAAACTATCCTGAGATGAAAGCTTATCAAGGAAAGCTTGGTGAAAGTCCTGAACAGCTTTATCAAGCCTTGCAGCTCCAAGACAGGCTATCTGAACAGCTAGGAAAGCTTTATGCGTATGCCCGCATGCGTAATGATCAAGACAAAGCAAATAGCACATACCAAGCGATGAATGACCGAAATGTGTCTCTCCTCACGCAGGTTAGCAGTACGTTTTCTTTTATCGTTCCCGAGCTATTGCAAATTCCCGAAGCGAAGTTGAGTGAGATGATTCAAGCATATGAGCCACTACAGGTGTATGCTCAAGCCATTGACGACATTAACCGGAGCCGTCCGCATGTTTTATCTGCGAGCGAAGAAGCACTGCTTGCCCAGGCGTCTGAGGCATTGAATGCTTCTAGCAATACGTTTAGTATGCTGACAAACGCAGATATCACTTTCCCAGATATTACGGATGAAAACGGAGAATCGATCACGATTAGTGAAGGGCGATATTTAAGGTTTATGCAAAGCAGTGATCGTCGAGTGCGGGAGGATGCTTTCAAAGCCTTATTTGGTACGTATGGCGCGTTCAAAAATACGATCGCCAGCACTTTAGGAGGTAATCTTAAAAAGGACAATTACTTAGCTACAGTGCACAATTACTCGAGTGCTCGCGAAGCTGCGCTCCACGAAAATCATATTCCTGAAACCGTGTACGATCAATTAGTAGAAACGGTAAGCGATCATCTCCATTTGCTGCACCGTTATATTGAGCTGCGAAAAAAGCTGCTGCAAGTTGATGAATTGCATATGTATGACTTGTACGTTCCACTCATTCAAGATGTGGATATGACGATTAACTACGAGCAAGCAAAGGACATGGTTCTAAAAGGACTGCAGCCTTTAGGGGAATCGTACCAGCGTATCGTTCAAGAAGCTTACGATCATCGCTGGATTGATGTTTATGAAAATAAAGGAAAAAGAAGCGGGGCGTATTCATCGGGGGCATACGGCACGAATCCGTACATCCTTTTGAATTGGCAGGATAATGTCAATGATATGTTCACACTTGCTCATGAGCTAGGGCATTCCGTGCATAGCTACTTGACGAGACAGCACCAGCCTTATCGCTACGGAAATTACAGTATTTTCGTTGCTGAGGTCGCATCAACGTGCAATGAAGCATTGTTAAATGATTATCTTTTAAAAACAACTGAAGACAAAAAGCAACGGTTGTATTTACTTAATCACTTCCTTGAAGGATTTCGTGGTACTGTGTTTAGACAGACGATGTTTGCCGA
Protein-coding regions in this window:
- a CDS encoding competence protein CoiA, giving the protein MLTALDQFGRRVQLIHATKSSPPYYCPLCKQPVIAKRGSYKVWHFAHERHTACEGHLETAHHRAGKQRLYDWLLQQKLPVELEWYLPEIKQRPDLYFKRNAKAYAIEYQCSATSQAVIQSRTANYLKAGIEPIWILGEPRIQSPSASIQHMTSFDWLFVLHDHVLEPVLLTFSPVKQSFTFFQQLIPLSHRKTLVQAMSMPLEQARAYHLSKPPRPNEAFSVSDIWLQYKTKWRLTFSQFAVNRHSLARRWYTAYGKPVSLLPSFIGLPCRGMNLVKGPAWEWQAEWMLAFVKPRAGRSFTLKDVAQWLSSRQNRFMTSRKSAFPTDESRLLITAVQSYLDVLCFLRICHKDKTTYQIQWDGAHDNEMEKVLALDKVFLCKAIEHYKAECAGISRLHPET
- the pepF gene encoding oligoendopeptidase F: MTNQQKSVPLREELPVEATWRLEDIFSSDNEWEKAFQQLKENYPEMKAYQGKLGESPEQLYQALQLQDRLSEQLGKLYAYARMRNDQDKANSTYQAMNDRNVSLLTQVSSTFSFIVPELLQIPEAKLSEMIQAYEPLQVYAQAIDDINRSRPHVLSASEEALLAQASEALNASSNTFSMLTNADITFPDITDENGESITISEGRYLRFMQSSDRRVREDAFKALFGTYGAFKNTIASTLGGNLKKDNYLATVHNYSSAREAALHENHIPETVYDQLVETVSDHLHLLHRYIELRKKLLQVDELHMYDLYVPLIQDVDMTINYEQAKDMVLKGLQPLGESYQRIVQEAYDHRWIDVYENKGKRSGAYSSGAYGTNPYILLNWQDNVNDMFTLAHELGHSVHSYLTRQHQPYRYGNYSIFVAEVASTCNEALLNDYLLKTTEDKKQRLYLLNHFLEGFRGTVFRQTMFAEFDHLIHETLRNGEALTAERLTADYYALNEKYFGNGLTIDEEIGVEWARIPHFYMGYYVYQYATGYSAATALAKQILEEGEQAVERYFTFLKAGSSAYPIDVLKKAGVDMTTATPVQEALSVFEARLNEFEALVEEILT